A part of Daphnia pulex isolate KAP4 chromosome 6, ASM2113471v1 genomic DNA contains:
- the LOC124196248 gene encoding aminopeptidase N-like, whose amino-acid sequence MTEHLERNWCAVIRYGGKEEWNWAWRASLCDMWSSQRTKILSAMSCSQDRDRLKQLLSRVFSPTIEQDPHETFATIEKMTENHVARSMVLNFLATNWEILGRHFRRSGDNLKLLTSAAKFLSTPDELKEMSRILSDLENKDKKLNRTFTDRILEVIRNNIRWGEKNLEQVYLVIESGIMTRRKFTRQD is encoded by the exons ATGACAGAACATTTGGAGCGCAATTGGTGTGCGGTGATTCGCTACGGTGGTAAGGAAGAATGGAACTGGGCGTGGCGAGCTAGTCTTTGCGACATGTGGTCGTCACAGCGGACAAAGATTTTATCGGCCATGAGTTGCAGTCAAGATCGTGATCGTTTGAAACAGCTTCTTTCGCGCGTGTTTTCGCCGACAATCGAACAGGACCCGCACGAAACGTTCGCCACCATTGAGAAAATGACGGAAAATCACGTCGCTCGTTCCATGGTGTTGAACTTTTTGGCGACCAACTGGGAGATCCTAGGGCGACA TTTTAGAAGGTCTGGCGATAATTTGAAGCTTCTCACCTCCGCCGCCAAATTTCTGAGTACACCAGACGAACTGAAAGAG ATGTCCCGGATTTTGTCCGACCTGGAAAATAAAGACAAGAAACTCAATCGAACTTTCACGGACAGGATTCTGGAGGTCATCCGCAACAATATTCGCTGGGGTGAGAAGAATTTGGAACAAGTCTATTTGGTTATCGAATCTGGGATAATGACACGTCGTAAATTCACTCGCCAAGACTAA